The nucleotide sequence TTGTTACTTACACGAGTTTGATATATGGGTTTTGCATTGTGGGTCAATTGGATAAAGCGTTTGGATTGTTAAATGAAATGGTGTTGAAAAACGTAAACCCTAATGTTTGTACGTTTAATACATTGGTTGATGGTTTATGTAAGGAAGGAAAGATGAGAGAAGCGAAAAGTTTGGTTGCAGTGATGATGAAAGAAGGTGTGGGACCGGATGTTTTTACTTATAATGCTTTGATGGATGGATATTTTTTAGTTAAGGAAGCGGGGAAGGCCAAGAATGTATTTAACATTATGGCTCAAATGGGAGTGACTTGTGATGTTCATAGCTATAGTGTCATGATTAGTGGATTatctaaaatgaaaatgttgGATGAAGCTATGGATCTCTTTGAAGGGATGCGTAACGAAAATGTGATTCCTGATGTAGTAGCTTATAGTTCTCTTATTGATGGTTTGTGCAAATCAGGTAGAATCAATAGTGCTTTGAAGTATGTTGATGAGATGCATGATAGAGGTCAACCACCTAATGTAATAACTTACACTTCTTTGATAGATGCTTTGTGCAAAAGCCATCAAGTTGATAAGGCAATTGCATTactaaagaaaattaaagatcAAGGTATTCAGGCAAATATGTATACATACAATATACTTGTTGATGGACTTTGCAAAGATGGTAGACTTACAGATGCTCAGAAGGTTTTTCAGGATCTTTTGATGAAAGGCCATAATGTAGATGTTGTAACATATAGTATTATGATCAATGGGCTTTGTAAAGAGAGCTTGTTTGATGAAGCATTGACCTTGCTGTCAAAAATGGAAGACAAAGGCTGTGTTCCTGATGCTATAGCTTATGAAACAATTATTAATGCTTTCTTTGAAAAAGACATGAATGACAAGGCTGAGAAACTTCTTCGTGAAATGATTGCTCGACGTCTACTATAATTGTCAAAGTAAGTGAGATGTTTTATAGTTTATTGCGTTATGTTAACCTATTTTATATGGAGCAAATGTATGTGAAGGTGGGCTactatgattttatgaaaaataatatccAGAGGGGTTcctatgattaattttttttgtaaaacatCTTTGAAGTTATTGTCCTGGTGTTAGTTGATTATGAGTTACCTTCGGTAAGAGTGTTGTATTTTTTGTGGTATTTAAcagtttattttatatctttctaGGATTGTGTCGACTACAAGGATAATGGAGATACCTGTGATCAGTATGATGAGTTTATCTGCAAAAGATCAATTTTGGCAAGCTGGAATTCCTCATATGGTGCGTTTTTCTTTTGGACATCCTCCATAAGTTTGTATAAGATTGACCctccataaattttttatataataggaTTTTAACTCTAGAAGGGGTTTCAATCGTTTCATTCCATGAGAATCAAGATAGGAGGAAATATGAAACTGCACCTAGACTTAAAAAGCACTTGTTTGTATATGATTGATTATTTTCCAATCTCAAATAACTAGTTATTTATGCCAGATTCAACATAATTGGCATATGATAACATGTGATCTAAAAGTGATGCAATGTATCTTGATAGTTTTGCCTTTGGAGGCTAAATAATGCAACACATTGCATGTCCTAAAAGAATGAGTTTGATAGTTGCCATTATGTTGAATGATCTCTTTTACGATTTGTGAATGACTAAGATGCTGAGTTAAAAGAAGAATTCCACCCTCGAAGTATATACCTTAGGGAATGACTAGATGCTGAGTTAAAAGAAGTTTAACTTAAGTTTGAACACATTATGCATGTTACAACACTTATGATTAATGATAATGAAAACGTTTTAAATCATGTTTTACTTGTAGTTGTGAGTTTACTTATTTTATCTTCTAATTGTAATTTGGATAACTTATTCTGCTACCTGCCTTGCTGTTCTTTAGGATAAATCTGCCAGAACATCAGTAGCTCATGAATATAGATACTTTGGTAATAGATTAGTCATAGACAATCCTCAATCCTAGCAGCATTCGTAGTTGATGAAGAAAGAGGAGAGCATTAGATGTTAAGAGGTTTCTGAGATAGGAGGACTGAGTTCTTCATGCAGAGCCTAGAAGGGGGGAAATAGCAAAATTGATAATtagtttcaatttatttaaaattttgattttatgttttttttggaagaatttTGACCtatatatctttctttttcattctatgtttttttttggaagaaaagagCTCCTATTCCTATTCTAATGTTATTTTGACCTTTGTATTGTAGATTATTGACTTCGCCTAGCGTATTGATACCATTTTGCTAGTTACTGTTCCTGAAGCTCAACCACCTACATTGCTTCATCTTAAGAGTTCCAAAGGCATCATATAGAAGCATCTAATAAAGTAGAAAAAAAACAGTTACTCCCTCCCTTTTACAGGTTTGTAATTTCTTAATGTAATTATTGCTGTAGTTCTGAAATGTAAATGCTacaaaaattatagttttttaagTATCAAAGACTATGTACACTTGATCCATTACACTTGAATTTCTTGATGTGTTTAGCACTGGAATAAATTCATACCAATCCTTATTATAtaatatgtttaggaaaaagGGTGGAAGCCACTATTTTAATACCTCTTATTGTTGATTCATTTACATCCTGGGTGGTTCGTGTTGTCTCATCTCACTGATggttcttttgtttctatttcaaTGCCGAGTCTGTAAGGAGCTTGATAATGTATTAAAGTAGAGGTGTGGATAATAGTCAGCAATGGTTTTGACAATTTCTATTGTTTGAGTTTGTCCAAATTTGATGTGTGTACTAGTTGTTGGTGGGTGGGAATTTGATGACTGGGAGAGTCCTGTAAGGGAGTATACTTAGTCTTGCAAGTAATCAATATGAACACTATGGATTACAGTGGCATATTACATCTGCCTAATAATCGTTTTTAGGATGCCTTGCCTATTTTGGTTAACAATGTTAAGTTGCAGTTTATCTTAGAacgatcatcacatcatattcGTTATTTGATAGAATTCCAACTAGAGTGAATCTTTGGAAGCGAAAGGCTATACCTCCGGATGCTTCAAGAGGGTGCGTGTTTTGTGGGAATGTGGAGGAGTCTACAATCCATCTTTTCCTCCATTGTCAAGTGATATCTCAAGTGTGGGGAAAGATTTGGAGTTGGTTGGGAGTTGAGTTTTTAGTCCCCCCTAATTCTTTCATCCAATTAGAATGTTTATTAGCCGGAGCTCGTtataaattgtcaaaaaaaggaTTTTGGCTAATTTGGCATACTTCAATTTGGGTAATTTGGAATACGCTTAATAGGAAGA is from Medicago truncatula cultivar Jemalong A17 chromosome 1, MtrunA17r5.0-ANR, whole genome shotgun sequence and encodes:
- the LOC11430397 gene encoding pentatricopeptide repeat-containing protein At1g12300, mitochondrial translates to MVILRFRFHSIIPNSTLLLSHTHFHSLPNLNDAIDSFNRMLRMRPPPPIIKFGKILGSLVKTKHYPIVIHLFQRMELHGIQSNYITLNILINSYCHLRQINSAFSVFAKILKLGYQPDIITYTTLIRGLCLNGQVKESLNFHDRLVSQGIKLDHVSYGTLINGLCKIGQTGPALRLLRKIEGEICRPDVVMYNTIIDGLCKDKLVRDAFDLYCEMFEKRVFPNVVTYTSLIYGFCIVGQLDKAFGLLNEMVLKNVNPNVCTFNTLVDGLCKEGKMREAKSLVAVMMKEGVGPDVFTYNALMDGYFLVKEAGKAKNVFNIMAQMGVTCDVHSYSVMISGLSKMKMLDEAMDLFEGMRNENVIPDVVAYSSLIDGLCKSGRINSALKYVDEMHDRGQPPNVITYTSLIDALCKSHQVDKAIALLKKIKDQGIQANMYTYNILVDGLCKDGRLTDAQKVFQDLLMKGHNVDVVTYSIMINGLCKESLFDEALTLLSKMEDKGCVPDAIAYETIINAFFEKDMNDKAEKLLREMIARRLL